One Candidatus Hydrogenedentota bacterium genomic window carries:
- a CDS encoding acyl CoA:acetate/3-ketoacid CoA transferase, translated as MSKVVSADEAVSRIGDGSTVLIVPMPSEEVYPAFRRAFELTGSPKGLTMLWAAGLGPFSAEPQGMNHFAVPGMVRRIIAAHLGLNHAVMKMVAMNACETYIWPQGTMCQWYRELAAKRPGLITRVGLHTFVDPRIEGGKANERTRACEDLVEVIEIGGREMLWYKPMHIDAAVIRATSADPNGNLTCEDEALRMEIFEGALAARNDGGIVIAQVARVSDRPARPQEVVVPGIFVDYVVVAQSPEAHPHTLFVQRDDSYTGVARADVAKELAPMPLNLEKVICRRATMELRPGMVVNLGIGVPMEVAQVAAEERLLDQITLTTEIGVIGGVPQGGKNFGPAKNPQAFISQAAMFDFYDGGGLDATCVGMAEVDKEGNVNVSRLGAKVIGCGGFLNITQASKKCLICGEFDAGGGKTSIQDGRLVIEKHGEVAKFVNAVQQITFSGRMACEDRREVLYITERCVFKLVPEGLLLLEVAPGADIQRDILERMEFKPIVPDTVARMPEQIFRDVPLGLNGRF; from the coding sequence GTGTCCAAAGTGGTTAGCGCCGATGAAGCGGTAAGCCGGATAGGCGACGGGTCAACCGTCCTGATTGTCCCCATGCCCTCCGAGGAGGTCTATCCTGCGTTTCGGCGCGCCTTCGAGTTAACGGGGTCGCCGAAGGGGCTTACGATGCTCTGGGCGGCAGGGCTTGGCCCGTTCAGCGCGGAGCCGCAAGGGATGAACCACTTCGCGGTGCCGGGGATGGTCAGGCGCATCATTGCCGCGCACCTCGGCTTGAACCACGCGGTAATGAAGATGGTGGCGATGAACGCGTGCGAGACCTACATCTGGCCGCAGGGCACGATGTGTCAGTGGTACCGGGAACTGGCGGCGAAGCGCCCGGGCCTGATTACGCGCGTGGGCCTGCACACGTTTGTCGACCCGCGGATTGAAGGGGGCAAGGCGAACGAGCGCACGCGCGCCTGCGAAGACCTTGTGGAAGTCATTGAGATTGGCGGGCGCGAGATGCTCTGGTACAAGCCGATGCACATCGACGCGGCCGTGATCCGCGCAACGAGCGCCGACCCGAACGGCAATCTGACGTGCGAAGACGAAGCGCTGCGCATGGAGATTTTCGAGGGCGCCCTGGCCGCGCGGAACGACGGCGGTATTGTCATTGCGCAGGTGGCCCGTGTGAGCGACCGGCCGGCGCGGCCGCAGGAAGTGGTCGTTCCGGGCATTTTTGTGGATTATGTTGTGGTCGCCCAGTCGCCCGAGGCGCATCCGCATACCCTTTTTGTGCAGCGTGACGACTCGTACACGGGTGTGGCGCGCGCGGACGTGGCGAAGGAACTGGCGCCGATGCCGCTCAATCTGGAGAAGGTCATCTGCCGCCGCGCGACGATGGAACTGCGGCCCGGTATGGTGGTGAACCTGGGCATCGGCGTGCCCATGGAAGTCGCGCAGGTGGCCGCGGAAGAGCGGTTGCTCGACCAGATTACACTCACGACGGAAATCGGGGTGATCGGAGGGGTGCCGCAGGGTGGGAAGAACTTCGGGCCCGCGAAGAATCCCCAGGCCTTTATCTCTCAGGCGGCCATGTTCGACTTTTACGACGGCGGCGGCCTCGACGCTACGTGCGTGGGCATGGCGGAGGTGGACAAGGAAGGCAACGTGAACGTCAGTCGGCTGGGCGCGAAAGTCATCGGCTGCGGCGGTTTCCTGAACATTACGCAAGCCTCGAAGAAGTGCCTGATCTGCGGCGAGTTCGACGCGGGCGGCGGCAAGACGAGCATCCAGGATGGACGGCTCGTTATCGAGAAACACGGGGAAGTAGCGAAGTTCGTGAATGCCGTGCAGCAAATCACGTTCAGCGGGCGCATGGCGTGCGAAGACCGCCGCGAGGTGCTTTATATCACGGAGCGTTGCGTGTTCAAGCTGGTGCCGGAAGGCCTCTTGCTCCTGGAAGTTGCGCCTGGCGCCGACATCCAGCGGGACATCCTCGAGCGCATGGAATTCAAGCCCATCGT
- a CDS encoding PKD domain-containing protein — protein sequence MRPCRSRGIYGVAASLGSVVILAALLTGCPGRVLPTARFEACPSAGPAPLDVVFKNTSDPGASPVLAYIWSFGFEQHSFARDPVCTFDTPGAYRVALAVVNAAGMDIAQGDLAVAPPLENVGRREPAPAKGHAAKTVPEMRCTRSLPEGPYYTPGGRFPVEVCLDYTGDAPLQAVGRVESVPEGWIFAGIEEGTSQPPSVVLDLSDSGRVEFYWLDALPMPLVLRYRLAVPLDAAGAKLLPGLALYSTTGDVLAGERDTRLVVSSEDGCEGDPFEVSQGGMEVSMGFPAGGYYSPGGSVRVEIEMDVLGGASAGTTYVGSIPAGWTFLDVECGEDTMPSTVLDRVECGRFELYWLEAAATPQVFRYTLAASQEEDGPVTLSGVVLYDVGGELMQSEVLSGTLLPISPDGGEGEGEGEGEGEGEGEEGGEGEGEGEGDAPLPGSDVMVLGRNFPNGPTYTSGMPLLVELALAFTGNEPVTALAVVETLPADWTYLGIVEGTTAPPHLVLMEPGTTNLQAIWFMTPPFPVVVRYEVQSPTSAQGPAHFTGQILYRTSGGPLFSNYVSSVVVPQE from the coding sequence ATGCGGCCTTGCCGGTCACGGGGGATTTACGGAGTGGCCGCAAGTCTCGGCTCTGTGGTCATTCTTGCGGCGCTGCTGACGGGTTGTCCCGGGCGGGTATTGCCCACGGCCCGGTTCGAGGCCTGCCCGAGCGCGGGTCCCGCGCCGCTTGACGTTGTATTCAAGAACACCTCAGACCCGGGCGCCTCGCCCGTTCTCGCCTATATCTGGAGTTTTGGGTTCGAACAGCACAGCTTTGCGCGTGACCCCGTGTGCACGTTCGACACGCCGGGCGCGTACCGCGTCGCCTTGGCCGTGGTCAACGCCGCGGGTATGGACATCGCGCAGGGCGACCTCGCGGTCGCTCCACCGCTTGAGAACGTGGGGAGGCGGGAACCCGCTCCCGCGAAGGGTCATGCAGCCAAGACGGTTCCCGAGATGCGCTGCACGAGAAGTCTTCCGGAGGGGCCGTACTACACGCCGGGCGGCCGCTTTCCGGTGGAAGTATGCCTCGACTATACGGGCGATGCGCCTCTTCAGGCCGTGGGGCGCGTCGAGAGCGTACCGGAAGGCTGGATTTTCGCGGGCATAGAGGAAGGCACATCGCAGCCGCCCAGCGTGGTGTTGGACTTGAGTGATAGCGGACGGGTCGAATTCTACTGGCTCGATGCGCTGCCTATGCCCCTGGTGCTGCGCTACCGGCTTGCCGTACCGCTCGATGCCGCGGGCGCGAAACTGTTGCCTGGTCTGGCGCTCTATAGCACCACCGGCGATGTCCTGGCCGGCGAGCGCGATACCCGCTTGGTGGTCTCCTCTGAAGACGGCTGCGAAGGGGACCCATTTGAGGTGAGCCAAGGCGGCATGGAAGTCAGCATGGGTTTTCCCGCAGGCGGGTATTACAGTCCTGGAGGCAGTGTACGCGTCGAAATCGAAATGGACGTATTGGGCGGCGCCTCCGCCGGAACGACGTATGTTGGCAGCATTCCCGCGGGCTGGACGTTTCTGGACGTCGAATGCGGCGAAGATACGATGCCTTCGACCGTGCTGGACCGCGTCGAGTGTGGCCGTTTTGAGCTTTATTGGCTCGAGGCCGCGGCGACACCACAGGTTTTTCGCTATACGCTGGCGGCGTCTCAAGAAGAAGACGGGCCCGTCACGTTGTCCGGCGTGGTGCTCTACGACGTCGGCGGAGAATTGATGCAAAGCGAGGTTCTATCCGGAACGCTTTTGCCCATATCCCCGGATGGCGGAGAGGGTGAGGGCGAGGGCGAGGGAGAGGGTGAAGGAGAGGGAGAGGAAGGGGGTGAAGGAGAGGGTGAAGGAGAAGGCGATGCACCGCTGCCCGGCTCGGACGTCATGGTGTTGGGACGGAATTTTCCCAACGGGCCAACCTACACGTCGGGTATGCCCCTGCTGGTCGAATTGGCATTGGCCTTTACGGGAAATGAACCGGTGACGGCGCTTGCCGTCGTGGAGACGCTCCCGGCAGACTGGACTTACCTGGGTATTGTTGAGGGCACAACGGCGCCACCGCATCTTGTTCTCATGGAACCTGGAACGACCAACCTGCAGGCGATTTGGTTCATGACGCCTCCGTTTCCGGTCGTGGTGCGCTACGAAGTTCAGTCGCCCACCAGTGCGCAGGGTCCGGCGCACTTCACGGGGCAGATACTGTACCGCACCTCCGGTGGGCCCTTGTTCAGCAATTACGTTTCCAGCGTCGTTGTTCCTCAAGAATGA